From a single Candoia aspera isolate rCanAsp1 chromosome 10, rCanAsp1.hap2, whole genome shotgun sequence genomic region:
- the VASP gene encoding vasodilator-stimulated phosphoprotein isoform X3, which produces MSESVVCSTRATVMLYDDANKKWVPAGSGPQAFSRIQIYHSPANNTFRVVGRKMQLDQQVVINSPIVKGLKYNQATPNFHQWRDARQVWGLNFGSKEDASQFASGMMHALEALDSGNSAPPLRPVQNGPTADEVAEQQKRQQQQLEKEQEQAERERRVTIGAPLVAPQGGGPPPPPGPPPAPPGPPPGPPGPLPGALAGPPPPPGPPPPPGPPPGPPPVGGGPPPAPPLPASLGPGGGAGPPTGLAAALAGAKLKKTGREEGAKATPGGGAPPSSSGGGGLMEEMSAKLARRRKVAEQSEKSIPKKEEGPTHQEDAEATGAKPTDAFRRPWEKTSTTLPRNSCRRFGVSYRK; this is translated from the exons CGAATCCGTGGTCTGCAGCACGCGAGCAACAGTTATGCTGTACGACGATGCCAATAAAAAATGGGTCCCGGCAGGGAGCGGTCCCCAGGCCTTCAGCCGCATCCAGATCTACCACAGCCCTGCCAACAACACCTTCCGGGTGGTGGGTCGCAAGATGCAGCTGGACCAGCAG GTGGTCATCAACAGTCCGATCGTGAAGGGGCTGAAGTACAACCAGGCCACACCCAACTTCCACCAGTGGCGGGATGCCCGCCAGGTTTGGGGGCTGAACTTCGGCAGCAAAGAGGATGCCAGCCAGTTTGCCAGCGGAATGATGCACGCCCTGGAGGCCCTGGATTCCG GAAACTCGGCGCCCCCCCTGCGCCCTGTCCAGAATGGACCCACTGCAGATGAAGTCGCAGAGCAGCAGAAAAG GCAGCAACAGCAGCTGgagaaggagcaggagcaggccgAGCGGGAACGACGGGTGACGATCGGAG CACCTCTGGTCGCCCCTCAAGGGGGAGGCCCTCCGCCACCCCCAGGACCACCTCCGGCCCCCCCTGGGCCTCCACCAGGACCCCCCGGGCCACTGCCAGGAGCTCTCGCTGGCCCACCCCCTCCTCCTGGCCCACCCCCTCCTCCGGGCCCACCCCCTGGCCCTCCACCCGTAGGAGGGGGGCCACCCCCAGCACCTCCCCTCCCTGCTTCCCTGGGCCCAGGTGGAGGGGCCGGGCCACCCACTGGCTTGGCCGCCGCGCtggcaggagcaaagctcaagaAAACGGGCAGG GAGGAAGGAGCAAAGGCCACACCCGGCGGTGGAGCCCCCCCCAGCAGTTCTGGCGGAGGAGGGCTCATGGAAGAAATGAGTGCCAAGTTAGCCAGGCG AAGGAAAGTTGCTGAGCAAAGCGAGAAGTCCATTCCAAAGAAGGAGGAAGGCCCTACGCAC CAAGAGGACGCTGAAGCCACTGGTGCCAAGCCCACAG